In one Massilia endophytica genomic region, the following are encoded:
- a CDS encoding penicillin-binding transpeptidase domain-containing protein, which yields MRALRTRRRTLAAPRPRRALYGSAALVLMGAAAGGALLAWHAIRLGEASGSTASSADEGRVARLFQPLVPGAVFAVPDGGAPGVRILPQPSGTVLVAHGLRPDPVVRVDLCTQLSGNRLVPLRIGYRFGDVERWQRGAEEKGAPLGLRNVLLLSDSSASAMPELELAGVAGQLAPLSLRWKARPESGSVQWLGDSGAAEPGRAAMLRQGWLAWQGAALRLERRRSGACPQAGELVVQMYRPSERSMASLVAAFSPHGEAASALLRPGRYEVPSRAPASLEDKSLFDALQAHGLVRISANGLAELAPQDLPAWRASSGEARVPGLDGWQGAVLDDEGRKLLKRLYQQADGDYVRQQADIYNSERQLLAWRLKDGSDAVFSAAGAAGPLPQTAAMPASSARLFDSLPHGWQPWSRVARWPSAAGDGATLTLSLPQAASGKETLRMLLIGRVGAAHGAAVSTQPACTGRACGSAGDVQALVLNPHPGVREITLSVAPLDAAGMLRPEDYRYRHLVNAGGRLIWQALPDTLRQPAAASPAAVPVLLHDRNGTLLWSAGAPTRQAQDAGLSAMLGLNEEHANSIAGMLARAGMNAGGSSSAQLTIDLPLQALSQQILDCLAMRRGRWTGTACTGGSAPPEGRHAGFVLLDAENGDILAAAGAGSGRASAASWAELRDFDRANPARSPLRLPALQHDGGAHQSPGSTFKVVSALGLEMAARSDRQLDSLLDGLPLARINAVARGRGFAFDTAAPIYPATAKQVHITNYREQSLDRRAQEGRLGLAQALTYSLNTWFAWSAELSDRSLFGQPTGGVPAVQPLEAGALEEVRPIVAAARLLGFEQPLRLDAGLLPPDFAWSAYDALQGTPAHFDPIHSRHELRQMSIGLRMQSTPLQMALASAAIGEGATVTPRLLLTLNGRQAETGTGTRLPVRLDRIRAGMKGVVDRGTAAGAFGGPALAALRPGLYGKTGTAPVTEQAATVWFTGWLEPGMLPGQRHRLAFAAFASHSDASGGEHAAPVVAAVLAALARQNGEQRGK from the coding sequence GTGCGTGCGCTGCGCACCCGGCGGCGCACCCTGGCCGCCCCGCGCCCGCGCCGAGCCCTGTACGGGAGCGCGGCCCTCGTATTGATGGGAGCCGCCGCGGGAGGCGCCTTGCTCGCGTGGCACGCCATACGGCTGGGCGAAGCCTCGGGCAGCACCGCCAGCTCGGCGGATGAGGGCAGGGTAGCGCGGCTGTTCCAGCCGCTCGTGCCGGGCGCCGTCTTTGCCGTCCCGGACGGCGGGGCGCCCGGCGTGCGCATCCTGCCGCAGCCCTCGGGAACGGTGCTCGTGGCCCATGGGCTGCGGCCGGACCCTGTGGTGCGCGTCGACCTGTGTACCCAGCTTTCAGGCAACCGCCTTGTGCCCCTTCGTATCGGCTACCGATTCGGCGACGTGGAGCGCTGGCAGCGTGGCGCAGAAGAGAAAGGCGCTCCGCTTGGCCTGCGCAACGTGCTGCTGCTTTCGGACAGTTCCGCAAGCGCCATGCCGGAACTGGAACTCGCCGGCGTGGCGGGTCAGCTTGCACCGCTTTCGCTGCGCTGGAAGGCGCGGCCTGAGAGCGGCAGCGTGCAATGGCTGGGCGATTCGGGCGCGGCGGAGCCGGGCAGGGCGGCCATGCTGCGCCAGGGATGGCTCGCGTGGCAAGGCGCGGCGTTGCGGCTCGAACGGCGCAGGAGCGGAGCCTGTCCGCAGGCGGGCGAGCTCGTAGTGCAGATGTACCGTCCTTCCGAGCGTTCCATGGCCAGCCTGGTGGCCGCTTTTTCCCCGCATGGCGAAGCGGCCAGCGCACTGCTGCGTCCCGGCCGCTACGAGGTTCCCAGCCGGGCGCCCGCAAGCCTTGAGGACAAATCGCTTTTCGACGCCCTTCAGGCGCATGGCCTGGTCCGCATTTCAGCCAATGGCCTGGCCGAGCTGGCGCCGCAGGACTTGCCCGCGTGGCGCGCATCCTCCGGCGAGGCCCGTGTGCCAGGCCTGGATGGTTGGCAGGGCGCGGTGCTCGATGACGAAGGGCGCAAACTGCTCAAGCGCCTCTACCAGCAGGCGGACGGCGACTATGTGCGCCAACAGGCGGATATCTACAACAGCGAGCGCCAGCTGCTTGCATGGCGGCTGAAGGATGGCAGCGATGCGGTCTTCAGCGCCGCTGGCGCGGCGGGTCCCCTGCCGCAGACCGCGGCCATGCCCGCATCCTCCGCGCGCCTCTTCGACAGCCTGCCGCATGGCTGGCAGCCCTGGTCCCGCGTGGCGCGCTGGCCGTCGGCGGCCGGCGATGGCGCCACCCTGACGCTGTCGCTGCCCCAGGCGGCATCGGGCAAGGAAACGCTGCGCATGCTCCTGATCGGCCGTGTGGGCGCAGCCCACGGCGCCGCAGTGAGCACCCAGCCTGCGTGCACGGGACGTGCGTGCGGCAGCGCTGGCGACGTGCAGGCCCTCGTGCTGAATCCCCACCCCGGCGTGCGCGAGATCACGCTTTCCGTTGCGCCGCTCGACGCAGCAGGCATGCTGCGGCCGGAGGACTACCGGTATCGCCACCTTGTCAATGCGGGCGGCAGGCTCATATGGCAGGCGCTTCCCGATACGCTCCGCCAGCCTGCCGCTGCATCGCCCGCGGCCGTTCCCGTGCTGCTGCATGACCGGAACGGAACGCTGCTGTGGTCCGCCGGTGCGCCCACGCGGCAGGCCCAGGATGCGGGACTCTCGGCCATGCTCGGCCTGAACGAGGAACATGCGAACAGCATTGCGGGCATGCTGGCGCGCGCAGGCATGAATGCCGGAGGCTCCAGCAGTGCCCAGCTCACCATCGACCTTCCCTTGCAGGCGCTCAGCCAGCAGATTCTCGACTGCCTTGCCATGCGGCGCGGCCGCTGGACCGGTACGGCCTGCACAGGCGGCAGCGCGCCGCCAGAAGGCAGGCATGCAGGCTTCGTGCTGCTTGACGCCGAGAACGGCGATATCCTCGCGGCGGCAGGCGCCGGAAGCGGCAGGGCCAGCGCCGCCAGCTGGGCCGAGCTGCGCGATTTCGACCGGGCCAATCCTGCCCGCAGCCCCCTGCGTCTTCCAGCACTGCAGCATGACGGCGGCGCCCACCAGAGCCCCGGATCGACGTTCAAGGTAGTGAGCGCACTGGGCCTGGAAATGGCTGCGCGTTCGGACCGCCAGCTGGACAGCCTGCTGGACGGCTTGCCGCTGGCGCGCATCAACGCCGTGGCGCGCGGACGGGGTTTTGCATTCGATACGGCGGCGCCCATCTATCCCGCGACGGCAAAGCAGGTCCACATCACGAACTACCGCGAGCAGAGTCTGGACCGGCGTGCGCAGGAAGGGCGCCTCGGCCTGGCGCAGGCGCTCACCTACAGCCTCAATACCTGGTTTGCGTGGTCGGCCGAACTGAGCGACCGCAGCCTGTTCGGCCAGCCCACGGGCGGCGTTCCGGCCGTGCAGCCGCTGGAGGCGGGGGCGCTGGAGGAAGTGCGTCCCATTGTGGCGGCCGCACGGCTGCTTGGCTTCGAACAGCCGCTGCGCCTGGATGCAGGCCTGCTGCCGCCGGACTTCGCCTGGTCCGCCTACGACGCCTTGCAGGGCACTCCGGCCCATTTCGATCCCATTCACAGCCGCCACGAACTGCGGCAAATGAGCATCGGCCTGCGCATGCAGTCCACCCCCCTGCAGATGGCGCTTGCGTCGGCGGCCATCGGCGAAGGCGCCACCGTCACCCCCCGCCTGCTTCTGACGCTGAATGGGCGGCAGGCCGAAACCGGGACCGGCACACGGCTTCCGGTGCGCCTGGACCGTATCCGCGCAGGCATGAAGGGTGTGGTGGACCGCGGCACGGCGGCGGGAGCCTTCGGCGGCCCGGCGCTGGCCGCGCTGCGCCCCGGCCTGTACGGGAAGACCGGAACGGCGCCCGTCACCGAGCAGGCCGCAACTGTATGGTTCACCGGCTGGCTGGAGCCCGGAATGCTCCCTGGCCAGCGCCACCGCCTCGCTTTCGCGGCCTTCGCCAGCCATTCTGACGCAAGCGGCGGCGAACACGCTGCGCCGGTAGTGGCCGCAGTGCTGGCTGCCCTGGCCCGCCAGAACGGAGAACAGAGGGGGAAATAG
- a CDS encoding SUMF1/EgtB/PvdO family nonheme iron enzyme yields the protein MQTARDKIRELRALHEDGLLSQQEFDRRKNAILDAEYAPPGGGAAPAPQRQGTELGLMVGQEIGPQNRRYRLERLIAMGGMGQVWQATDLATHAELGHSEKVAIKILPPQLTQSPTHAKLLIEEATQARRLAHDNIVRVYEWAQDPATQSYFIIMECLEGQDLDAWLAANGAIGFERAEQMLRPVADALLYAWDKHRLVHRDIKPGNVFLTARGEIKLLDFGIATRARSAGSTIGPLAAPNAGTAGYRAPEAGTRQGQPSPQLDVYAVAVMIYQMLAGAMPFDDTRKRQFQPAAPQGLNERQWDVLQKGFAFDAAQRQGSVAELLDALHAAAGPSEEEKAAAARAEEERLRREAEEKRLKAEQDHQLEVQRQVELAARRKAEAQAAAAEKARLDQQRRELEKQRKLEAEAAALERKEKLRQQLLARRDADAEKARQLQEEKLRKAERQRAEAAYRAEQERHRKELAARHAAELAKIMPAPGSPVADASGVLRDRFLNGSGYGPDLVLIPTGRFQMGSTDYDREAAVKAGSQKNWLDRETPAHWVGIERSFAMGRYPVTVGEWRRFVQATNWEPTFDADWQNPGFQQTDDHPVVGVSWNDAQLYLHWLSEMTGQEYRLPSEAEWEYACRAGTHTAFNFGDDISPDYANYDGNFTYNDGKKGEFRQGTTKVGSFPPNPWGLHDMHGNVWEWVQDVVHENYQGAPVDGSAWEEGGDQVRRIVRGGAWLYQPRYLRSALRNAYSAILANDVVGLRVARKID from the coding sequence ATGCAGACAGCACGAGACAAGATCCGCGAACTGAGGGCGCTGCACGAGGACGGCCTGCTGAGCCAGCAGGAGTTCGACCGGCGCAAGAACGCCATCCTGGACGCGGAGTACGCGCCGCCGGGCGGCGGCGCCGCGCCTGCGCCCCAGCGCCAGGGAACGGAACTCGGATTGATGGTGGGCCAGGAAATCGGCCCGCAGAACCGCCGCTACCGCCTGGAGCGCCTGATCGCCATGGGCGGCATGGGCCAGGTGTGGCAGGCCACGGACCTGGCCACGCACGCGGAGCTGGGCCACAGCGAAAAGGTGGCGATCAAGATCCTGCCGCCCCAGCTCACGCAGAGCCCCACCCATGCAAAACTGCTGATCGAGGAGGCCACCCAGGCCCGGCGTCTCGCGCATGACAATATCGTGCGCGTCTACGAATGGGCGCAGGACCCCGCCACGCAGAGCTATTTCATCATCATGGAATGCCTGGAAGGCCAGGACCTGGACGCTTGGCTGGCCGCCAACGGCGCCATCGGTTTCGAACGCGCCGAACAGATGCTGCGCCCCGTGGCGGATGCGCTGCTCTACGCATGGGACAAGCATCGCCTCGTCCACCGGGACATCAAGCCGGGCAATGTCTTCCTCACGGCGCGCGGCGAGATCAAGCTGCTGGATTTCGGCATCGCCACGCGGGCGCGTAGCGCCGGAAGCACCATTGGCCCGCTGGCCGCGCCGAACGCCGGAACGGCGGGCTACCGTGCCCCGGAGGCAGGCACGCGGCAGGGACAGCCCAGCCCCCAGCTGGACGTGTACGCCGTGGCGGTGATGATCTACCAGATGCTCGCGGGCGCCATGCCATTCGACGACACGCGCAAGCGCCAGTTCCAGCCTGCCGCGCCGCAGGGGCTGAACGAGCGCCAGTGGGACGTCCTGCAGAAAGGCTTTGCTTTCGATGCGGCGCAGCGCCAGGGCAGCGTGGCAGAGCTGCTCGACGCCCTACACGCGGCGGCCGGCCCCAGCGAAGAGGAAAAGGCGGCAGCCGCCCGGGCCGAAGAGGAGCGCCTGCGGCGCGAGGCCGAGGAGAAGCGGCTCAAGGCGGAGCAGGACCATCAGCTGGAAGTGCAGCGCCAGGTGGAGCTGGCGGCGCGGCGCAAGGCCGAGGCGCAGGCTGCGGCAGCCGAGAAGGCGCGTCTGGATCAGCAGCGGCGCGAGCTGGAAAAGCAGCGCAAGCTGGAAGCGGAAGCGGCGGCCCTGGAACGCAAGGAGAAACTGCGCCAGCAGCTGCTGGCGCGGCGCGATGCGGATGCCGAGAAGGCGCGCCAGCTGCAGGAAGAGAAGCTGCGCAAGGCGGAGCGCCAGCGCGCGGAAGCTGCCTACCGCGCAGAGCAGGAACGCCACCGCAAGGAGCTCGCGGCACGCCATGCGGCGGAGCTGGCGAAGATCATGCCTGCGCCGGGCAGTCCGGTGGCCGATGCGAGCGGCGTGCTGCGCGACCGCTTCCTCAACGGCAGCGGCTACGGCCCGGACCTGGTGCTCATTCCCACTGGCCGCTTCCAGATGGGCTCCACCGACTACGACCGCGAAGCCGCCGTGAAGGCAGGCTCGCAGAAGAACTGGCTGGACCGGGAAACACCCGCCCATTGGGTGGGCATCGAACGCTCCTTCGCCATGGGCCGCTATCCCGTGACGGTGGGCGAGTGGCGGCGCTTCGTGCAGGCCACGAACTGGGAGCCGACCTTTGACGCCGACTGGCAGAACCCTGGCTTCCAGCAGACGGACGATCATCCCGTGGTGGGCGTCAGCTGGAACGACGCCCAGCTCTACCTGCACTGGCTGAGCGAAATGACGGGCCAGGAGTACCGCCTGCCGAGCGAGGCGGAATGGGAGTATGCCTGCCGGGCGGGCACGCACACCGCGTTCAACTTCGGCGACGACATCTCGCCCGACTACGCCAACTACGACGGCAACTTCACGTACAACGACGGGAAGAAAGGCGAATTCCGCCAGGGTACCACTAAGGTGGGCAGCTTCCCGCCCAACCCATGGGGCCTGCACGACATGCATGGCAACGTATGGGAATGGGTGCAGGACGTAGTGCACGAGAACTACCAGGGCGCACCGGTCGACGGCAGCGCCTGGGAGGAGGGGGGCGACCAGGTGCGACGCATCGTGCGC
- a CDS encoding YXWGXW repeat-containing protein — protein sequence MNKFIAAVLIAAGSAALAPLPAMAQVDFSVVIGNAPPPLRYEPVPPPRYGYIWAPGYWSWNGHRHVWVGGTWIMDRPGYVYTQPRWVGHQGRWYYEPSRWDRRDSDHDGIPNRYDRDRDNDGIPNRYDRYDNNRHYGRGYDRGYGRGYSRDQDRDGIPNRYDRDRDGDGVPNRYDHRPENPYRR from the coding sequence ATGAACAAATTTATCGCAGCAGTCCTCATCGCCGCCGGCTCGGCGGCCCTCGCGCCCCTGCCCGCAATGGCGCAGGTGGACTTCAGTGTGGTGATCGGCAACGCGCCGCCCCCGCTGCGCTACGAGCCGGTTCCTCCGCCGCGCTACGGCTATATCTGGGCACCTGGCTACTGGAGCTGGAACGGCCACCGCCACGTGTGGGTGGGCGGCACCTGGATCATGGATCGTCCCGGCTATGTGTACACCCAGCCGCGCTGGGTGGGGCACCAGGGCCGCTGGTACTACGAGCCTTCGCGCTGGGACCGCCGCGACAGCGACCATGACGGAATTCCCAACCGTTACGACCGGGACCGCGACAACGACGGAATTCCGAACCGCTATGACCGGTATGACAACAACCGCCACTATGGCCGGGGATACGACCGGGGTTATGGCCGAGGTTACAGCCGTGACCAGGACCGCGACGGGATTCCGAACCGCTATGACCGCGACCGGGATGGGGATGGGGTGCCGAACCGCTATGATCATCGGCCGGAGAATCCGTATCGCCGCTGA